One Pseudobutyrivibrio xylanivorans genomic window, TCATTTTGTAACTGGTATATATTTTCATAAAGACCTGTCATAAGAATGAATATATCTAATTCTTTCCTAATATATATCTGGAAAGAATGTGCAAGGATTCTCATAGATTTATTATTTGTCACCTCATCAAGCAAAACCAACACTTTTTTCCCTTGCTTTCCAAATTATAATGTGAATGGGTTAGTCATTTTGAACTCCTTCTCATATTTCTTCTATAACTTTCTATAATTTTTTCTTCATTCTATAACTTTTGACAACTATAAAAATAAAATAGATATCATTATACATTATTATCTACCAAGGATTTCTGTACTTGGTCTCTTCCCTCGGTATATCCGTCCAAATGGAACTTATATTATGTATTCGACAATAATCTCCTACCTCTTTGCCAAAATAAAATTCTGTCTTATCAAAATTATGAGCCCTATTTCCATCACTTGTATGGTCATTCCAGCCTTTAAAGTATATCTTGTATGCTTCATCAACATGTCTGCACTTGATATAATCACGCATAACACCATAATCTATCCTTATTCCAGATGAGCAGCTGGGTGTATTCTCGGCAAGAAGCATAAGAAGCTTATTCGAGGTGAATCCATCTCCTTTGTATGA contains:
- a CDS encoding DUF6037 family protein, translating into MSKLKFPNLKYLVPDMEKNKVEKEHFSFNYAKQKIDCVFCICNVHYELLVGVHMLNFGFVVNIEKNSAGEYVAEITDEQYVQFCRALNLSYKGDGFTSNKLLMLLAENTPSCSSGIRIDYGVMRDYIKCRHVDEAYKIYFKGWNDHTSDGNRAHNFDKTEFYFGKEVGDYCRIHNISSIWTDIPREETKYRNPW